The following coding sequences are from one Lolium rigidum isolate FL_2022 chromosome 6, APGP_CSIRO_Lrig_0.1, whole genome shotgun sequence window:
- the LOC124665130 gene encoding calvin cycle protein CP12-1, chloroplastic-like translates to MASALTNVSLSTFAAAARGDVLPRPQGPARVTFPAVSRVVACRAGGPATPPGISDKVSESIKDAQEACSDDSASGECAAAWDEVEELSAAASHARDKLKDSDPLENYCKENPETDECRTYDS, encoded by the coding sequence ATGGCGTCTGCGCTGACGAACGTGAGCCTGTCTACCTTCGCGGCCGCGGCCCGAGGCGACGTCCTCCCGAGGCCGCAGGGCCCCGCCCGTGTCACGTTCCCGGCGGTGAGCCGTGTCGTCGCCTGCCGGGCCGGCGGGCCGGCGACGCCGCCGGGCATCTCGGACAAGGTGTCGGAGAGCATCAAGGATGCCCAGGAGGCGTGCTCGGACGACAGCGCCAGCGGGGAGTGCGCGGCGGCGTGGGACGAGGTGGAGGAACTCAGCGCCGCGGCCAGCCACGCCCGCGACAAGCTCAAGGATTCCGACCCGCTCGAGAACTACTGCAAGGAGAACCCGGAGACCGACGAGTGCCGCACCTACGACAGCTGA